A section of the Carya illinoinensis cultivar Pawnee chromosome 12, C.illinoinensisPawnee_v1, whole genome shotgun sequence genome encodes:
- the LOC122290077 gene encoding inactive poly [ADP-ribose] polymerase RCD1-like: protein MEAKIVKASDRRQKVMLDPKRKRSTMFPAYLNGINGATIPQCTTLDLLQNKLGKRRKLDGCKSKLMRNGSKNKLMNHWSSFGRSSHGRYSNYMKTGTPKRLMFYQNSEWIDFPQEIVYMVREDFHVKKATMEIELNEHCFVLDFLHMFQMDLKTGLQQPIAWIDEAGSCFFPEIYAEDELFDFHPPKSGKDQFPGVEESFGSHEIKLQLEIEINGADQYKIKECSGESNALVKQIQINHKPASNHYVPDVEGSCNLEAGAKNDEAVQENKLMKVDLVTVPESENEEFDCVAVQKTFLTGMGAFCSADIVEIYPCSSTLMQARFELFRKQVELTKKCRGNANVRYAWLASSEVELPTVMTYGLGHCGPSTIKSMHGIGVHLAAANSSYTSASQCDVDENGVRNMVFCRVILGNMEAICPGTKQHRPSCQDFDSGVDDLQNPRFYIIWTMNMNTHIYPEFVVKFKISSKAEGLLVGSETNHPVSGITKSCHVTQGQRLESPTVDAESITQRISNSGKSKGKAASLGSSSTRTCKSAWMPFPLLFDAISDKVPPKAMEDIKLHYGLFKAKNMVRDEFIKILRFKVGDTLLRSTITNLQCKVPTQSKYEPEAPEPNVEKVQDAFN from the exons ATGGAAGCAAAAATCGTGAAGGCATCGGATAGAAGACAGAAAGTTATGCTTGATCCAAAAAGAAAGCGGTCAACCATGTTTCCTGCATATTTAAATGGAATTAATGGAGCAACGATACCACAGTGCACCACTTTGGATTTGTTGCAAAATAAGCTTGGAAAGCGAAGGAAATTGGATGGATGCAAAAGCAAGCTCATGCGTAATGGGTCTAAAAACAAGCTCATGAATCATTGGTCTAGTTTTGGGAGATCTTCACATGGACGTTATTCAAATTATATGAAAACTGGGACACCTAAGCGATTAATGTTTTATCAGAATAGTGAATGGATTGATTTTCCTCAGGAAATTGTTTATATGGTTAGGGAGGATTTTCATGTAAAGAAGGCTACTATGGAGATCGAGTTAAATGAGCATTGCTTCGTGCTTGATTTTTTGCATATGTTTCAAATGGACTTAAAAACGGGTTTACAGCAACCAATTGCTTGGATTGATGAAGCTGGTAGCTGCTTCTTTCCGGAAATTTATGCAGAAGATGAACTCTTTGACTTCCATCCACCCAAAAGTGGAAAAGATCAATTCCCAGGGGTTGAGGAGTCTTTTGGGTCTCATGAGATCAAACTGCAGCTGGAAATCGAAATAAATGGAGCGGACCAATATAAAATTAAGGAATGTAGTGGGGAGTCTAATGCTCTGGTTAAGCAGATTCAAATCAATCATAAACCTGCTAGCAACCACTACGTTCCAGACGTTGAGGGGAGTTGCAATTTAGAAGCTGGTGCAAAAAATGACGAGGCTGTTCAGGAAAATAAACTGATGAAGGTAGATTTAGTCACTGTGCctgaatctgaaaatgaagaATTTGATTGTGTTGCTGTGCAAAAGACTTTCCTTACTGGTATGGGTGCTTTTTGTAGTGCTGACATTGTTGAGATATACCCTTGCTCAAGTACTTTGATGCAAGCTCGGTTTGAGCTTTTCCGGAAGCAGGTAGAACTAACCAAAAAATGTCGTGGGAATGCGAATGTCCGATatgcttggcttgcttcttctGAAGTGGAGCTGCCTACAGTAATGACATATGGGCTTGGTCATTGTGGACCTTCCACAATCAAGTCTATGCATGGCATTGGTGTTCATCTTGCAGCTGCTAACAGCTCTTACACAAG TGCAAGTCAATGTGATGTTGATGAAAATGGGGTACGGAATATGGTATTTTGTCGAGTGATATTGGGAAACATGGAGGCCATTTGTCCTGGCACTAAACAACACCGTCCCAGTTGCCAGGACTTTGACAGTGGAGTGGATGACCTTCAAAATCCAAGATTTTATATAATCTGGACCATGAATATGAACACACACATCTATCCAGAATTCGTTGTCAAATTCAAGATCTCTTCCAAAGCTGAAG GGCTTTTGGTTGGAAGTGAGACTAATCACCCTGTTTCAGGGATTACTAAGTCTTGTCATGTGACTCAGGGCCAACGTTTAGAGTCTCCCACAGTTGATGCG GAGAGCATAACTCAACGAATTTCAAATTCTGGGAAGTCCAAGGGGAAAGCTGCTAGTCTAGGTTCAAGCAGTACAAGAACTTGTAAATCCGCTTGGATGCCGTTTCCCTTGTTGTTTGATGCTATCTCAGATAAAGTTCCTCCAAAGGCCATGGAAGATATTAAATTGCATTATGGCTTGTTCAAG GCAAAGAATATGGTTCGTGATGAATTTATCAAAATATTGAGATTTAAAGTTGGAGATACTTTGTTAAGGTCTACAATCACAAATCTTCAATGCAAG GTACCAACACAATCCAAGTATGAACCGGAAGCGCCAGAGCCTAATGTAGAAAAGGTACAAGATGCCTTTAATTGA